The Kitasatospora sp. NBC_00374 genome has a segment encoding these proteins:
- the tuf gene encoding elongation factor Tu: MAKAKFERTKPHVNIGTIGHIDHGKTTLTAAITKVLHDAYPEINPFTPFDQIDKAPEERQRGITISIAHVEYQTEARHYAHVDCPGHADYIKNMITGAAQMDGAILVVAATDGPMPQTKEHVLLARQVGVPYIVVALNKSDMVDDEEILELVELEVRELLSEYEFPGDDLPVVRVSALKALEGDAEWGQKLLGLMEAVDEAIPTPAREVDLPFLMPIEDVFTITGRGTVVTGRIERGVLKVNETVDIIGIKETKTTTTVTGIEMFRKLLDEGQAGENVGLLLRGIKREDVERGQVIIKPGSVTPHTDFEAQAYILSKDEGGRHTPFFNNYRPQFYFRTTDVTGVVTLPEGTEMVMPGDNTGMTVALIQPIAMEEGLKFAIREGGRTVGAGQVTKIIK, encoded by the coding sequence GTGGCGAAGGCGAAGTTCGAGCGGACGAAGCCCCACGTCAACATCGGCACCATCGGTCACATCGACCACGGTAAGACGACCCTTACCGCGGCCATCACCAAGGTGCTGCACGACGCGTACCCGGAGATCAACCCCTTCACGCCGTTCGACCAGATCGACAAGGCCCCGGAGGAGCGTCAGCGCGGTATCACCATCTCGATCGCGCACGTCGAGTACCAGACCGAGGCGCGTCACTACGCCCACGTCGACTGCCCGGGTCACGCTGACTACATCAAGAACATGATCACCGGTGCCGCCCAGATGGACGGCGCCATCCTGGTGGTCGCCGCCACCGACGGCCCGATGCCGCAGACCAAGGAGCACGTGCTCCTGGCCCGCCAGGTCGGCGTTCCGTACATCGTTGTCGCGCTGAACAAGTCCGACATGGTGGACGACGAGGAGATCCTGGAGCTCGTCGAGCTCGAGGTCCGTGAGCTCCTCTCCGAGTACGAGTTCCCGGGCGACGACCTGCCGGTCGTCCGCGTCTCGGCGCTGAAGGCGCTCGAGGGCGACGCCGAGTGGGGCCAGAAGCTCCTCGGCCTGATGGAGGCCGTGGACGAGGCCATCCCGACCCCGGCTCGCGAGGTCGACCTCCCGTTCCTGATGCCGATCGAGGACGTCTTCACGATCACCGGTCGTGGCACCGTCGTCACCGGCCGCATCGAGCGTGGTGTCCTCAAGGTCAACGAGACTGTCGACATCATCGGCATCAAGGAGACCAAGACCACCACCACGGTCACCGGCATCGAGATGTTCCGCAAGCTGCTCGACGAGGGCCAGGCGGGCGAGAACGTCGGTCTGCTCCTCCGTGGCATCAAGCGCGAGGACGTCGAGCGCGGCCAGGTCATCATCAAGCCGGGTTCGGTCACGCCGCACACCGACTTCGAGGCCCAGGCCTACATCCTGTCGAAGGACGAGGGTGGCCGTCACACCCCGTTCTTCAACAACTACCGCCCGCAGTTCTACTTCCGTACCACGGACGTGACCGGCGTCGTGACCCTCCCCGAGGGCACCGAGATGGTCATGCCGGGCGACAACACCGGCATGACGGTCGCGCTGATCCAGCCGATCGCCATGGAGGAGGGCCTCAAGTTCGCCATCCGTGAGGGTGGCCGGACCGTCGGCGCCGGCCAGGTCACCAAGATCATCAAGTAA
- the fusA gene encoding elongation factor G has protein sequence MAATSLDLAKVRNIGIMAHIDAGKTTTTERILFYTGVSYKIGEVHDGAATMDWMEQEQERGITITSAATTCHWTLDDVDNTINIIDTPGHVDFTVEVERSLRVLDGGVTVFDGVAGVEPQSETVWRQADRYGVPRICFINKLDRTGADFYFCVQTIVDRLGATPLVMQLPIGAEADFVGVVDLVKMKALVWSPEATKGEMYDTVDIPAELADKAAEYREALLDTVSNVSDEVMELALEGEDIPEELLIAAIRKGTLDSSFTPIFCGSAFKNKGVQPLLDAVVKYLPSPLDIEGIEGTKPGNDEEKIVRQASDDEPLAALAFKIMSDPHLGKLTFVRVYSGRLEAGTAVLNSVKGRKERIGKIYRMHANKREEIDSVGAGDIVAVMGLKQTTTGETLSDEKQPVILESMDFPAPVIRVAIEPKSKGDQERLGTAIQRLAEEDPSFQVNTDEETGQTIIAGMGELHLEVLVDRMKREFKVEANVGKPQVAYRETIRKAVERIDYTHKKQTGGSGQFAKIQIAIEPLESGEGYEFVNKVTGGRVPKEYIPSVDAGCQEAMEFGVLAGYALQGVRVTLLDGASHDVDSSELAFKIAGSMAFKEGARKASPALLEPMMAVEVTTPEDYMGDVIGDINSRRGQIRAMEERHGARVVKALVPLSEMFGYVGDLRSKTSGRASYSMQFDSYAEVPRNVADDIIAKAKGE, from the coding sequence ATCGACGCGGGCAAGACCACCACGACCGAGCGGATCCTGTTCTACACCGGTGTCTCGTACAAGATCGGTGAGGTCCACGATGGCGCTGCCACCATGGACTGGATGGAGCAGGAGCAGGAGCGCGGCATCACGATCACGTCGGCCGCGACGACCTGTCACTGGACGCTCGACGACGTTGACAACACGATCAACATCATCGACACCCCGGGCCACGTCGACTTCACCGTCGAGGTGGAGCGTTCGCTGCGCGTGCTCGACGGTGGCGTGACCGTGTTCGACGGTGTCGCCGGTGTCGAGCCCCAGTCCGAGACCGTGTGGCGTCAGGCCGACCGCTACGGCGTCCCGCGCATCTGCTTCATCAACAAGCTGGACCGCACGGGCGCGGACTTCTACTTCTGCGTCCAGACCATCGTGGACCGCCTCGGCGCCACCCCGCTGGTCATGCAGCTCCCGATCGGTGCCGAGGCCGACTTCGTCGGCGTCGTCGACCTGGTCAAGATGAAGGCGCTGGTCTGGTCCCCCGAGGCCACCAAGGGCGAGATGTACGACACCGTCGACATCCCGGCCGAGCTCGCCGACAAGGCCGCCGAGTACCGCGAGGCGCTGCTGGACACCGTGTCGAACGTCAGCGACGAGGTGATGGAGCTCGCCCTGGAGGGCGAGGACATCCCCGAGGAGCTGCTGATCGCCGCGATCCGCAAGGGCACCCTGGACTCGTCCTTCACGCCGATCTTCTGCGGCTCCGCGTTCAAGAACAAGGGCGTTCAGCCCCTGCTCGACGCGGTCGTGAAGTACCTGCCGTCGCCGCTCGACATCGAGGGCATCGAGGGTACGAAGCCGGGCAACGACGAGGAGAAGATCGTCCGTCAGGCTTCTGACGACGAGCCCCTCGCCGCTCTGGCGTTCAAGATCATGTCCGACCCGCACCTGGGCAAGCTCACCTTCGTCCGGGTCTACTCCGGGCGCCTTGAGGCCGGCACCGCCGTCCTCAACTCGGTGAAGGGCCGCAAGGAGCGCATCGGCAAGATCTACCGCATGCACGCGAACAAGCGTGAGGAGATCGACTCGGTGGGCGCCGGCGACATCGTCGCCGTCATGGGTCTCAAGCAGACCACCACCGGCGAGACCCTGAGCGACGAGAAGCAGCCGGTCATCCTGGAGTCCATGGACTTCCCGGCCCCGGTCATCCGCGTCGCGATCGAGCCGAAGTCGAAGGGTGACCAGGAGCGTCTGGGCACCGCGATCCAGCGGCTGGCCGAGGAGGACCCGTCCTTCCAGGTCAACACCGACGAGGAGACCGGCCAGACCATCATCGCGGGTATGGGCGAGCTGCACCTCGAGGTGCTGGTCGACCGTATGAAGCGTGAGTTCAAGGTCGAGGCCAACGTCGGCAAGCCGCAGGTCGCGTACCGCGAGACGATCCGCAAGGCCGTCGAGCGCATCGACTACACGCACAAGAAGCAGACCGGTGGTTCCGGCCAGTTCGCGAAGATCCAGATCGCGATCGAGCCGCTCGAGTCCGGCGAGGGCTACGAGTTCGTGAACAAGGTCACCGGTGGCCGCGTGCCGAAGGAGTACATCCCTTCGGTCGACGCCGGCTGCCAGGAGGCCATGGAGTTCGGTGTTCTCGCGGGTTACGCCCTGCAGGGTGTCCGCGTGACGCTGCTCGACGGTGCCTCGCACGACGTCGACTCCTCCGAGCTCGCGTTCAAGATCGCCGGCTCGATGGCCTTCAAGGAGGGCGCTCGCAAGGCGTCCCCCGCTCTGCTCGAGCCGATGATGGCCGTCGAGGTCACCACGCCCGAGGACTACATGGGCGATGTGATCGGCGACATCAACTCCCGCCGTGGCCAGATCCGGGCCATGGAGGAGCGTCACGGTGCTCGCGTCGTCAAGGCGCTTGTGCCGCTCTCCGAGATGTTCGGCTACGTCGGTGACCTGCGCAGCAAGACCTCTGGTCGCGCAAGCTACTCGATGCAGTTCGACTCGTACGCCGAGGTTCCGCGGAACGTGGCGGACGACATCATCGCCAAGGCCAAGGGCGAGTAA